The following proteins are encoded in a genomic region of Polyangiaceae bacterium:
- a CDS encoding DUF1957 domain-containing protein, with product MSGSVAIVLHAHLPWVRSPEHPRSLEERWLYEALWESYLPLVDVFERLVDDGVLAPVTVSLSPPLMAMLGDSLLRQRFVAQLDRLDELVARESIRTRALPDVAHVVEFYRERLARTRATWARIGGDLVGAFVRLERAGAIELVTTCATHAYLPALTPASVRAQIEIGLRAFEVFAGHRPRGMWLPECGYDPSISNEIVRANVRYTVLDAHGIELAQPRPPAAIFEPIVAPFGVAFFGRDPWASRDVWSREVGYPGHPDYRDFYRDIGFDLPESMLTGEVGPDGTRLMTGLKYHRVTGRGVDKEVWNPERADQQARIDAEHFVQGRVAALAARGDTRDQAIVVAPFDAELFGHWWFEGPVFLEHVLRTLHASKGETGVAAITLGGYLAKQPELAVAEPMASSWGEGGFGDAWLGRSLDGTSQAGMSPAHLIRHMRHAERTVRRVVATRRHADGVVGQAIDQAIVELLLLESSDWGFMLRRGDMSRYATSRVQAHASRVERLCRLVDRGWINAEDERWIVRLREHNPFLAQLGGERLRDVFDATS from the coding sequence ATGAGTGGCTCGGTAGCGATTGTTTTGCACGCGCACTTGCCATGGGTGCGCAGTCCCGAGCATCCACGATCGCTCGAGGAGCGGTGGCTTTACGAGGCGCTTTGGGAATCGTACCTGCCGCTCGTCGACGTCTTCGAAAGGCTCGTGGACGACGGCGTTTTGGCGCCCGTGACGGTGTCGCTATCGCCACCGCTCATGGCGATGCTCGGCGACTCGCTTCTGCGCCAGCGGTTCGTCGCGCAGCTCGATCGTCTCGACGAACTTGTTGCGCGCGAATCGATCCGGACGCGTGCGCTTCCGGATGTGGCGCACGTCGTCGAGTTTTACCGCGAGCGGCTGGCTCGTACGCGCGCGACGTGGGCGCGTATCGGTGGAGACCTCGTGGGGGCTTTCGTGCGTCTCGAGCGTGCGGGGGCGATCGAGCTTGTGACGACGTGCGCGACGCACGCCTACTTACCGGCGCTCACGCCGGCATCGGTGCGAGCGCAAATCGAGATAGGGCTGCGAGCGTTCGAGGTGTTTGCGGGGCATCGACCGCGAGGGATGTGGCTACCCGAATGCGGGTACGATCCTTCGATCTCGAACGAGATTGTCCGGGCAAACGTGCGTTACACGGTGCTCGATGCGCATGGTATCGAGCTTGCGCAGCCGCGACCTCCGGCTGCGATTTTCGAGCCCATCGTTGCGCCTTTTGGTGTGGCGTTTTTCGGTCGCGATCCGTGGGCATCGCGTGACGTGTGGTCGCGTGAGGTGGGTTATCCCGGCCATCCCGATTATCGCGACTTTTACCGTGATATCGGCTTCGACTTGCCCGAATCGATGCTCACCGGGGAGGTTGGTCCGGATGGAACGAGGCTCATGACGGGGTTGAAGTACCATCGGGTGACGGGGCGCGGTGTCGACAAGGAGGTTTGGAATCCCGAACGTGCGGACCAGCAAGCGCGGATCGATGCCGAGCATTTCGTGCAGGGGCGCGTTGCAGCGCTAGCGGCACGAGGTGACACGCGAGATCAAGCGATCGTGGTTGCGCCGTTCGATGCCGAGCTGTTTGGGCACTGGTGGTTCGAGGGGCCGGTCTTTCTCGAACACGTTCTGCGCACGCTCCACGCGTCGAAGGGCGAGACGGGCGTCGCTGCGATCACGCTGGGCGGCTATCTTGCGAAACAGCCGGAACTAGCGGTTGCCGAGCCTATGGCGTCGTCGTGGGGCGAGGGAGGATTTGGTGACGCTTGGCTGGGTCGATCGCTCGATGGGACAAGCCAAGCAGGCATGTCACCCGCGCACTTGATTCGACACATGCGCCATGCGGAGAGGACCGTGCGGCGAGTCGTTGCGACGCGTCGGCATGCCGACGGCGTAGTAGGTCAGGCGATTGATCAGGCGATCGTGGAGCTGTTGCTTCTCGAGTCGAGTGATTGGGGGTTCATGCTTCGACGTGGCGACATGTCGCGCTACGCGACGAGTCGCGTGCAGGCGCATGCGAGCCGCGTGGAGCGCTTGTGTAGGCTCGTCGATCGCGGATGGATCAATGCCGAAGACGAGCGATGGATCGTGCGCTTGCGTGAGCACAATCCTTTTCTTGCGCAGCTTGGTGGTGAACGTCTTCGCGACGTGTTCGACGCGACGAGTTGA